The uncultured Sphaerochaeta sp. genome includes a window with the following:
- a CDS encoding YggS family pyridoxal phosphate-dependent enzyme, giving the protein MIELREHYQEILDSLGEAAKIAGREPSDITLMAVSKTRTYQEMLDLYSCGQLLFGENRVQEVQEKIPLARPEGMRLHLIGHLQSNKAKKAVELFDGIDSVDSLKLAKKIEGYLSRPFPILLELKTAQEESKSGFTCEDELFSALDVIMQSTYLQVRGLMTIGPLDGDEKMVRAAFSRLRRAFEAVQKRFAPPSFDTLSMGMSSDYRLAIEEGSNLVRIGTKLFGKRG; this is encoded by the coding sequence ATGATTGAGTTACGGGAGCACTATCAGGAAATATTGGATAGCTTGGGCGAAGCTGCAAAGATTGCCGGGAGAGAACCAAGTGACATTACGCTGATGGCAGTAAGCAAGACCCGTACATACCAGGAGATGCTGGACCTATACTCGTGCGGACAGCTCCTCTTTGGGGAAAACCGTGTACAGGAAGTACAGGAGAAGATTCCCCTAGCAAGACCGGAAGGGATGAGACTGCACCTGATAGGACACCTGCAGTCCAATAAGGCAAAAAAGGCTGTAGAGCTCTTTGATGGTATTGATAGTGTCGATTCCTTAAAGCTTGCCAAGAAAATTGAAGGATATCTTTCCCGTCCATTTCCCATCCTGCTTGAACTCAAGACAGCACAAGAAGAGTCAAAAAGTGGATTCACTTGTGAGGATGAGCTCTTCTCAGCTCTAGATGTCATTATGCAAAGTACCTATCTCCAGGTACGGGGGTTGATGACCATTGGTCCCTTGGATGGAGATGAGAAAATGGTAAGAGCAGCATTCTCACGACTGAGAAGGGCTTTTGAAGCTGTGCAAAAGCGATTTGCTCCTCCATCATTCGATACCCTGAGCATGGGTATGAGCAGTGACTACCGCCTGGCAATAGAGGAAGGTTCCAACCTGGTAAGGATTGGTACAAAGCTGTTCGGGAAACGGGGGTAA